Proteins encoded together in one Halalkaliarchaeum sp. AArc-CO window:
- the cofG gene encoding 7,8-didemethyl-8-hydroxy-5-deazariboflavin synthase subunit CofG, translating to MFPGSEEYGVDVTVDRREVDALLEVTPDDVESAEALTFSRNVFLPLTTACRYTCTYCTFYDPPGEASLMSPDEIRRECRRGADAGCTEALFTFGDDPDARYERIHEQLAEWGYDDVLEYLYRACEIALEEGLLPHSNPGDLDESAFCRLREVNASMGVMLETTADVQAHAGNRRKLPGQRLATIRDAGRARVPFTTGILVGIGETARDRAESVLAIRELHERYGHVQEVIVQNVVPNDRSEFERPDGETMRRTVAMARAALPASVSVQVPPNLSPTRTLLDCGVDDLGGVSPVTDDYVNPEYEWPALSELREIADVAGVPLVERLPVYDRYLRDGWSSRRIRRRVDAGEFAPADDREVNTFF from the coding sequence GTGTTTCCCGGCAGCGAAGAGTACGGCGTCGACGTGACGGTCGACCGACGGGAGGTTGATGCACTTCTCGAAGTCACGCCCGACGACGTGGAGAGCGCCGAAGCACTCACGTTCTCCCGGAACGTCTTCCTGCCGCTGACAACCGCATGCCGGTACACCTGCACGTACTGTACGTTCTACGATCCACCGGGCGAGGCGTCGCTCATGAGCCCGGACGAGATCCGCAGAGAGTGCCGTCGAGGGGCCGACGCCGGTTGTACGGAGGCGCTTTTCACCTTCGGCGACGATCCCGACGCGCGGTACGAGCGGATCCACGAGCAGTTGGCAGAATGGGGGTACGACGACGTTCTCGAGTATCTGTATCGAGCGTGTGAAATTGCTCTAGAGGAAGGGCTGTTACCGCACTCGAACCCCGGCGACCTGGACGAGTCGGCGTTTTGCAGACTCCGGGAGGTGAACGCGTCGATGGGCGTGATGTTAGAGACGACCGCCGACGTGCAGGCCCACGCGGGAAACCGCCGAAAGCTACCCGGACAGCGGCTCGCAACGATACGGGACGCAGGACGTGCACGCGTACCGTTCACTACGGGGATCCTCGTTGGAATCGGGGAAACAGCGCGGGACCGGGCGGAGTCGGTACTGGCGATTCGGGAGCTACACGAACGGTACGGCCACGTTCAAGAGGTGATCGTCCAGAACGTCGTCCCGAACGACCGATCGGAGTTCGAACGGCCCGACGGAGAGACCATGCGTCGGACCGTCGCCATGGCGCGTGCGGCGCTGCCGGCGTCAGTGTCGGTGCAGGTGCCGCCGAACCTCTCGCCGACCCGCACGTTGCTCGACTGCGGCGTCGACGACCTCGGCGGCGTCTCCCCCGTGACCGACGACTACGTCAATCCGGAGTACGAGTGGCCCGCCCTGTCGGAGTTGCGCGAAATCGCCGATGTCGCCGGTGTCCCGCTCGTCGAGCGGCTCCCTGTGTACGATAGATATCTCCGGGACGGCTGGTCGAGCAGACGGATCCGCCGACGGGTCGATGCAGGCGAGTTCGCCCCAGCGGACGATCGGGAAGTCAACACCTTCTTTTAA
- the cofC gene encoding 2-phospho-L-lactate guanylyltransferase yields MHVLVPFAADRPKTRLDPVLSSAERSAFASAMLCDVLEAIFAAGHEPVVLSTAPPEDPTDKLQTVLSDARTIVDDRPLTDAVNARLDEVPIAVVMSDLPLVTPTVLRRFLEVDGDVAIAPGRGGGTNALVVRDADFSVDYHGTSYLDHLRIAQGIGASVREFDSHRLSTDVDEPADLVEVLSLSDGLARAWLERAGFELDATDGRVGVRRE; encoded by the coding sequence GTGCACGTACTCGTTCCGTTCGCAGCCGATCGACCGAAGACGAGACTCGACCCTGTCCTTTCCTCTGCAGAGCGGTCCGCGTTCGCCTCCGCAATGCTTTGTGACGTTCTCGAAGCGATTTTCGCAGCCGGACACGAACCGGTCGTGCTCTCGACGGCGCCGCCCGAGGATCCGACCGACAAACTGCAGACGGTACTTTCCGACGCCCGGACGATCGTCGACGATCGACCGCTGACGGATGCGGTCAACGCCAGGTTGGACGAGGTCCCGATCGCCGTGGTGATGAGCGACCTCCCGCTCGTTACCCCCACCGTACTCCGCCGGTTCCTCGAGGTCGACGGCGACGTCGCCATCGCACCCGGGCGCGGCGGCGGGACGAACGCGCTCGTCGTGCGCGACGCCGACTTTTCCGTCGACTACCACGGCACGTCGTATCTGGATCACCTCCGGATCGCCCAGGGGATCGGGGCGAGCGTCCGCGAGTTCGATTCCCACCGACTGTCGACGGACGTCGACGAGCCTGCGGATCTCGTGGAGGTACTGTCGCTGTCGGATGGGCTCGCCCGTGCGTGGCTCGAACGCGCCGGGTTCGAACTCGACGCCACCGACGGACGGGTCGGCGTCCGACGGGAGTGA
- a CDS encoding tubulin/FtsZ family protein — MKLAMIGFGQAGGKIVDKFIEYDERHGSEIVRSAIAVNTAKADLMGLKHVPQDKRVLIGQARVKGHGVGADNELGAEIAEEDIDEIQGAIDSIPVHEVDAFLIVAGLGGGTGSGGAPVLAKHLKRIYTEPVYGLGILPGSDEGGIYTLNAARSFQTFVREVDNLLVFDNDAWRQTGESVSGGYNQINEEIVRRFGILFGAGEVAEGQEVAESVVDSSEIINTLSGGGVSTVGYASEDVEPRESGGLLSRLRGDDSDDELDTAHTTNRITSLVRKAALGRLTLPCEIEGAERALLVMAGPPRYLNRKGIERGRKWIEEQTGSMEVRGGDYPVRGSDFVASVILLSGVTNVPRIKELQQVAIEAQDNLDEIREESEENLSSLINDDADELESLF; from the coding sequence ATGAAGCTCGCAATGATCGGCTTCGGGCAGGCAGGGGGAAAGATCGTCGACAAGTTCATCGAGTACGACGAAAGACACGGCTCCGAGATCGTTCGGTCCGCGATCGCGGTGAACACCGCGAAGGCGGACCTGATGGGATTGAAACACGTCCCACAGGACAAGCGGGTGCTCATCGGACAGGCCCGCGTGAAGGGCCACGGCGTCGGCGCAGACAACGAACTCGGCGCCGAGATCGCCGAGGAGGACATCGACGAGATCCAGGGAGCGATCGACTCGATTCCCGTCCACGAGGTGGACGCGTTCCTCATCGTCGCCGGGCTCGGCGGGGGGACCGGTTCCGGCGGCGCTCCGGTACTCGCAAAGCACCTCAAGCGGATCTACACGGAGCCCGTCTACGGACTGGGGATCCTTCCGGGCTCCGACGAGGGAGGGATCTACACGCTGAACGCCGCACGGTCGTTCCAGACGTTCGTCCGCGAGGTCGACAACCTCCTCGTGTTCGACAACGACGCGTGGCGCCAGACCGGCGAGTCGGTCTCTGGGGGGTACAATCAGATCAACGAGGAGATCGTTCGCCGGTTCGGCATCCTCTTTGGCGCCGGCGAAGTGGCCGAAGGCCAGGAGGTGGCCGAGAGCGTCGTCGACTCCTCGGAGATCATCAACACGCTGTCGGGCGGCGGAGTCTCGACGGTCGGCTACGCTAGCGAGGACGTCGAACCGCGGGAGTCGGGCGGACTGCTCTCCCGGCTTCGGGGCGACGACAGCGACGACGAGCTCGATACGGCGCACACGACGAACCGGATCACGAGTCTCGTTCGGAAGGCGGCGCTCGGACGCCTGACTCTCCCCTGCGAGATCGAGGGGGCCGAGCGCGCTCTCCTCGTGATGGCCGGTCCGCCGCGGTACCTCAACCGGAAAGGGATCGAACGGGGACGCAAGTGGATCGAAGAGCAGACCGGGAGCATGGAGGTCCGGGGTGGTGACTACCCCGTACGCGGCAGCGACTTCGTCGCCAGCGTCATCCTCCTGTCGGGCGTCACGAACGTCCCGCGCATCAAGGAGCTCCAGCAGGTGGCGATCGAGGCGCAGGACAACCTCGACGAGATCCGGGAGGAAAGCGAGGAGAACCTCTCGAGTCTCATCAACGACGACGCCGACGAGCTGGAATCGCTGTTCTAA
- a CDS encoding complex I NDUFA9 subunit family protein, whose protein sequence is MRVLVAGGNGFVGTHLCRELVDRGHEVTVLARTPDEERLPDGVEAVAGDVTAIDSLEPAVADQDVVVNLVSLSPLSVPKGGNEMHDLVHRRGTENLVTAAEQAGVDRFVQMSALGADPDGDTAYIRAKGRAETAVRKSDLSWVIFRPSVIFGEGGEFVSFTKRLKKMFAPGVPVYPLPGGGKTRFQPIYVGDLVPMLADAVESDEHAEQTYEIGGPEPLTLREITDLVYESEGKNVTIVSLPMGLAGIGLTVLDVVPGFPMGPDQYRSLKFENTTAENDIGAFDVDQEELLTFREYLGV, encoded by the coding sequence ATGAGAGTGCTCGTGGCGGGCGGAAACGGTTTTGTCGGAACTCACCTCTGTCGGGAACTCGTCGATCGCGGTCACGAGGTGACCGTTCTGGCTCGGACGCCGGACGAGGAGCGGCTCCCAGACGGCGTCGAGGCCGTCGCCGGCGACGTCACGGCGATCGACTCGCTCGAGCCCGCCGTCGCCGACCAGGACGTCGTAGTGAATCTGGTGTCCCTGTCACCGCTGTCGGTTCCGAAGGGCGGAAACGAGATGCACGACCTGGTCCACCGGCGCGGTACCGAGAACCTGGTCACGGCTGCCGAACAGGCAGGCGTCGACCGGTTCGTACAGATGAGCGCACTCGGCGCGGATCCCGACGGAGACACCGCCTACATTCGAGCGAAGGGCCGGGCGGAAACCGCCGTTCGGAAATCGGATCTCTCGTGGGTGATCTTCCGTCCCTCGGTGATCTTCGGTGAGGGAGGTGAGTTCGTCTCCTTTACCAAACGGCTCAAAAAGATGTTCGCGCCCGGCGTTCCAGTCTATCCGCTTCCCGGTGGCGGGAAGACGCGATTCCAGCCGATCTACGTCGGCGACCTCGTGCCGATGCTCGCCGACGCCGTCGAGTCGGACGAACACGCCGAGCAGACGTACGAGATCGGCGGACCCGAACCGCTCACGCTCCGGGAGATCACGGATCTCGTCTACGAGTCGGAGGGGAAAAACGTCACCATCGTTTCGCTCCCGATGGGACTTGCCGGAATCGGATTGACCGTTCTCGACGTCGTACCGGGGTTCCCGATGGGGCCCGACCAGTATCGCTCGCTCAAATTCGAAAACACGACCGCCGAAAACGACATCGGTGCGTTCGACGTCGACCAGGAGGAATTACTGACGTTTCGGGAGTATCTGGGGGTTTGA
- the tmk gene encoding dTMP kinase codes for MLVTLEGLDGTGKTTVWEALQPRYPEAVFTHEPTDSWYGDAVNRSIADDDADSLAELFLYTADHADHLSRVVRPALSAGTLVISDRYSDSRFAYQGATLAAETDLERPMEYVRGVHSAFSRKPDLTLYFDLDPKTAAERAGATNKFEQVEYLTAVRENYERLVSSEPERFVRIDASRSPETVIERCERVLAERIDG; via the coding sequence ATGCTCGTCACCCTGGAGGGACTCGACGGAACAGGGAAAACCACCGTTTGGGAGGCGTTGCAACCTCGATACCCCGAGGCAGTCTTCACTCACGAACCGACCGACTCCTGGTACGGCGACGCGGTGAACCGATCGATAGCCGACGACGACGCCGACTCGCTTGCGGAGCTGTTCCTCTACACGGCCGATCACGCCGACCACCTCTCGAGAGTCGTCCGTCCGGCCCTTTCGGCGGGGACCCTGGTCATCTCTGACCGCTACTCCGATTCCCGATTCGCGTATCAGGGCGCGACGCTGGCTGCCGAGACTGATCTGGAACGGCCGATGGAGTACGTTCGCGGCGTTCATTCGGCGTTCTCCAGGAAACCCGACCTCACGCTCTACTTCGATCTCGATCCGAAAACCGCAGCCGAGCGGGCCGGCGCGACGAACAAGTTCGAACAGGTGGAGTATCTGACTGCGGTCCGGGAGAACTACGAGCGGCTGGTCAGTTCAGAGCCCGAACGGTTCGTCCGGATCGACGCCTCGAGATCCCCGGAAACCGTGATCGAGCGGTGTGAACGCGTTCTCGCCGAGCGGATCGACGGCTGA
- a CDS encoding CPBP family intramembrane glutamic endopeptidase, with protein sequence MPDWTTFTAFAAVTTVLVLLLARASQSMLARTDQPESQTDADDSGQPGNDGRAAAPGDVPASTESATTSAESTMTTAEPELTTTALLANVAVSQGAFLLLIGLGAWLFGVPAWAFGVDEATVGVDLVGLGLVAGVLLYLGNEAAAAIGKRHGFTGSEELRRRLAPDTVVGWFALLFVVLPLIAVFEEVLFRGALIGVAAAGFDVSPWLLAVVSSVAFGFGHGAQGKLGIVVTGVLGFLLAALFIASGSLLLVIVAHYVVNVLEFLVHEALGWEPFDGDPRPDARPNAS encoded by the coding sequence ATGCCGGACTGGACGACGTTCACGGCGTTTGCAGCCGTGACGACTGTGCTCGTGTTGCTTCTCGCTCGTGCCTCCCAGTCGATGCTCGCCCGGACCGATCAACCGGAAAGCCAGACCGACGCCGACGACAGCGGACAGCCGGGAAACGACGGGCGGGCCGCCGCCCCCGGTGACGTACCGGCGAGCACGGAGTCGGCGACGACGAGTGCGGAGTCGACGATGACGACCGCAGAGCCGGAGCTTACGACGACCGCGCTGCTTGCCAACGTCGCCGTCTCACAGGGTGCGTTTCTGCTCCTGATCGGTCTGGGCGCCTGGCTGTTCGGAGTTCCGGCGTGGGCGTTCGGCGTTGACGAAGCCACAGTGGGCGTCGATCTCGTGGGGTTGGGCCTCGTCGCCGGCGTCCTCCTGTACCTCGGAAACGAAGCGGCGGCAGCGATCGGCAAGCGACACGGGTTTACGGGCTCGGAAGAACTCCGTCGCCGCCTTGCACCCGATACTGTCGTGGGGTGGTTCGCGTTACTCTTCGTCGTGCTGCCGCTGATCGCCGTCTTCGAGGAGGTGCTCTTTCGCGGCGCACTGATCGGCGTGGCAGCAGCGGGGTTCGACGTCTCCCCGTGGTTGCTCGCAGTCGTCTCCTCGGTCGCCTTCGGCTTCGGTCACGGCGCCCAGGGGAAACTGGGGATCGTAGTAACTGGAGTGCTCGGGTTCCTCCTCGCGGCGCTGTTCATCGCGTCCGGGAGCCTGCTTCTCGTGATCGTAGCTCATTACGTGGTCAACGTCCTCGAATTCCTGGTCCACGAGGCGCTCGGGTGGGAGCCGTTCGACGGCGATCCCCGGCCGGACGCACGACCGAATGCAAGCTAG
- the lonB gene encoding ATP-dependent protease LonB codes for MSNDDNNGSRDRRRSDGEEPAEDASSDREERTIPEKSEDVEESDGSEEVGDSEEVGDSEEVGDSVDPIDGNKQDDDDPWQTPGSAIEETLAGNGESPGETFEEGADEQSADGEEQAPSIDDLGSDVEIDAEIEEDPDPEDLLGGLKIDSTEEINIPERLVDQVIGQEHARDVIIKAAKQRRHVMMIGSPGTGKSMLAKAMSELLPKEELQDVLVYHNPDDGNKPKVRTVPAGKGEQIVQAHKEEARKRNQMRSFLMWIIIIVVLGYALIIAGQILLGILAAGIIYIAFKYASRGSDAMVPNLLVNNADTKTAPFRDATGAHAGALLGDVRHDPFQSGGMETPSHDRVEAGAIHKANKGVLFVDEINTLDIRSQQHLMTAIQEGEFGITGQSERSSGAMVQTEPVPTDFIMIAAGNLDAMENMHPALRNRIKGYGYEVYMEDTIEDTPEMRRKYARFVAQEVAKDGRLPEFTDDAIRELILEAKRRAGRKNHLTLHFRTLGGLVRVAGDIARGEDAEMTTRQHVLSAKDRSRSIEQQLADDYIERRKDYEMQVSEGFVVGRVNGLAVMGEDSGIMLPVMAEVTPSQGPGEVIATGKLKEMAQESVSNVSAIIKKFSDVNISEKDIHIQFIQAGQQGVDGDSASITVATAVISALEDVGVDQSLAMTGSLSVRGDVLPVGGVTHKIEAAAKSGCERVIIPKANEQDVMIEDEYEEMIEIIPVSHISEVLDVALEGEPEKDSLVDRLKSITGSALNEGASVSGPSSPSPQ; via the coding sequence ATGAGTAACGACGACAACAACGGTTCCCGCGATCGGCGACGTTCCGACGGGGAAGAGCCCGCCGAGGACGCGTCGTCCGACCGCGAGGAACGGACAATCCCCGAGAAATCGGAAGACGTCGAGGAGTCCGACGGCTCCGAGGAAGTCGGTGATTCCGAGGAAGTCGGTGATTCCGAGGAAGTCGGCGATTCAGTCGATCCGATCGACGGGAACAAACAGGACGACGACGATCCGTGGCAAACCCCCGGATCGGCGATCGAAGAAACGCTCGCCGGAAACGGCGAATCACCGGGAGAGACGTTCGAGGAAGGGGCCGACGAGCAGTCGGCCGACGGGGAGGAGCAAGCACCGTCGATCGACGACCTCGGTAGCGACGTCGAGATCGACGCAGAGATCGAAGAGGATCCCGACCCCGAGGACCTACTCGGTGGGCTGAAGATCGACTCGACCGAGGAGATCAACATCCCCGAACGGCTGGTCGATCAGGTTATCGGCCAGGAACACGCCCGTGACGTAATCATCAAGGCTGCCAAACAGCGGCGCCACGTGATGATGATCGGCTCCCCGGGAACCGGGAAGTCGATGCTGGCGAAGGCGATGTCCGAACTCCTCCCGAAAGAGGAGCTTCAGGACGTCCTCGTCTACCACAATCCCGACGACGGCAACAAGCCCAAAGTTCGGACGGTGCCGGCGGGCAAGGGCGAACAGATCGTCCAGGCCCACAAGGAGGAGGCCCGCAAGCGCAACCAGATGCGCTCGTTTTTGATGTGGATCATCATCATCGTGGTGCTCGGGTACGCGCTCATCATCGCGGGACAGATCCTGCTGGGTATCCTCGCGGCAGGTATCATCTACATCGCCTTCAAGTACGCGTCCCGAGGCTCCGACGCGATGGTGCCGAACCTGCTGGTGAACAACGCCGACACGAAAACGGCGCCGTTCCGCGACGCCACCGGCGCCCACGCCGGTGCACTGCTGGGGGACGTCCGCCACGACCCGTTCCAGTCCGGCGGCATGGAGACGCCGAGTCACGACCGTGTCGAAGCCGGCGCCATCCACAAGGCGAACAAGGGCGTGCTGTTCGTCGACGAGATCAACACGCTGGACATCCGCAGCCAGCAGCACCTGATGACCGCGATCCAGGAGGGCGAGTTCGGCATCACCGGCCAGTCCGAACGCTCCTCGGGTGCGATGGTCCAGACGGAACCGGTCCCGACGGACTTCATCATGATCGCCGCGGGGAACCTCGACGCGATGGAGAACATGCACCCCGCGCTGCGGAACCGGATCAAGGGATACGGCTACGAGGTGTACATGGAGGACACCATCGAGGACACTCCAGAAATGCGGCGCAAGTACGCACGCTTCGTAGCCCAAGAGGTCGCCAAGGACGGCCGGCTCCCGGAGTTCACCGACGACGCGATTCGGGAGCTCATCCTGGAAGCGAAACGGCGTGCCGGGCGGAAGAACCACCTGACGCTTCACTTCCGGACGCTGGGCGGGCTCGTCCGCGTCGCCGGCGACATCGCCCGCGGCGAGGACGCGGAGATGACCACCCGACAGCACGTGCTCTCCGCGAAGGACCGCTCCCGGTCGATCGAACAGCAGCTCGCCGACGACTACATCGAGCGTCGGAAGGATTACGAGATGCAGGTCTCTGAAGGGTTCGTCGTCGGTCGCGTCAACGGGCTCGCGGTGATGGGAGAAGACTCCGGGATCATGCTACCAGTCATGGCAGAAGTCACCCCTTCCCAGGGCCCCGGCGAAGTGATCGCTACCGGCAAACTCAAGGAAATGGCCCAGGAGTCCGTCTCGAACGTCTCCGCCATCATCAAGAAGTTCTCGGACGTCAACATCTCGGAGAAAGACATCCACATCCAGTTCATCCAGGCGGGCCAGCAGGGTGTCGACGGCGACTCGGCGTCGATCACGGTCGCGACGGCGGTGATCTCCGCACTGGAGGACGTCGGCGTCGATCAGAGCCTCGCGATGACCGGATCGCTGTCCGTCCGGGGTGACGTGCTCCCCGTCGGCGGGGTCACCCACAAGATCGAGGCGGCCGCAAAGTCCGGCTGTGAACGCGTGATCATCCCCAAAGCGAACGAGCAGGACGTGATGATCGAAGACGAATACGAGGAGATGATCGAAATCATCCCGGTCTCGCACATCAGCGAAGTGCTCGACGTCGCCCTGGAGGGCGAACCCGAGAAGGATTCGCTGGTCGACCGCCTCAAGAGCATCACCGGCTCGGCGCTGAACGAGGGGGCAAGCGTGTCCGGACCATCGAGTCCGAGCCCACAATAG
- a CDS encoding nicotinamide-nucleotide adenylyltransferase — translation MRGFYIGRFQPYHNGHQYMVEEIAEEVDELVLGIGSAGDSHTEKNPFTAGERVMMLTKAVQPYDLTAYVVPIEDLDRNSVWVSHVQSMSPAFEVAYSNNPLVIQLFEEAGVEVRQSPMFNRDVLEGSELRQRMIHGEPWKHLVPEPVVEVIDEVDGVERLQRVSETDSTDDEYGVDDPDIGSFDESETETDAK, via the coding sequence ATGCGGGGGTTCTACATCGGCCGCTTCCAGCCGTACCACAACGGCCATCAGTACATGGTCGAGGAAATCGCCGAGGAGGTCGACGAGCTCGTCCTCGGAATCGGGTCGGCGGGTGACTCTCACACCGAGAAGAACCCCTTTACTGCGGGGGAACGCGTCATGATGCTCACGAAGGCAGTGCAGCCGTACGACCTCACCGCGTACGTAGTTCCGATCGAGGACCTCGATCGCAACTCCGTCTGGGTGAGCCACGTCCAGTCGATGTCGCCGGCGTTCGAGGTGGCCTACTCGAACAATCCCCTGGTCATTCAGCTGTTCGAGGAAGCGGGCGTCGAAGTACGGCAGTCGCCGATGTTCAATCGGGACGTCCTGGAGGGTTCAGAACTCCGACAGCGGATGATACACGGCGAGCCCTGGAAACATCTCGTTCCCGAACCTGTCGTCGAGGTGATCGACGAGGTCGATGGCGTCGAGCGACTCCAGCGGGTCAGCGAGACGGACTCGACCGACGACGAGTACGGCGTCGACGATCCCGATATCGGATCGTTCGACGAATCGGAGACGGAAACCGACGCGAAATGA
- a CDS encoding SAM-dependent chlorinase/fluorinase, which yields MITLSSDFGSPYPAAMKGVLLRRTDARIVDVAHDLPRQDVRAAGFWLRFVLPEFPPGVHCAVVDPGVGTDRDAIVIRAGDHALVGPDNGSLVPAARAFVDEGSPGRGSSGDESGGDSGGDRFEVFVYRPDDPASSTFHGRDVFAPLAADVHEAGISSIEDIDGVEPTGSFVDLRFPEPVPIDDPEAVGRDVDTVDGIAGEVLVVDGFGNAITNVPGAVAEGHDRAAVNGTWLPVVDTFADVDPGDRLLTVGSHGYLECDVREGRGDEAFDLEPGDRVVFGFPTAADGSGDVSERLRNG from the coding sequence ATGATCACGCTCAGTTCGGACTTCGGATCGCCGTATCCTGCCGCGATGAAGGGGGTACTTCTCCGACGCACGGACGCCCGAATCGTCGATGTGGCCCACGACCTTCCCAGACAGGACGTCCGCGCGGCCGGTTTCTGGCTTCGGTTCGTTCTCCCGGAGTTTCCACCTGGAGTTCACTGTGCGGTGGTCGATCCTGGTGTCGGGACCGACCGGGATGCGATCGTCATCCGAGCCGGCGACCACGCGCTCGTGGGTCCGGACAACGGGTCGCTCGTTCCGGCTGCCCGAGCGTTCGTTGACGAAGGCTCGCCCGGTCGCGGGTCCAGTGGAGACGAGTCGGGAGGCGACTCGGGGGGCGATCGCTTCGAGGTGTTCGTCTATCGTCCCGACGATCCCGCCTCGTCGACGTTTCACGGCCGGGACGTCTTCGCGCCGCTTGCCGCGGACGTCCACGAAGCGGGGATATCGTCGATCGAGGATATCGACGGGGTGGAACCGACCGGGTCGTTCGTCGATCTCCGATTTCCCGAACCGGTGCCGATCGACGACCCAGAAGCGGTAGGCAGGGACGTTGACACTGTCGACGGGATCGCGGGGGAAGTACTCGTGGTCGACGGGTTCGGTAACGCCATCACAAACGTTCCTGGTGCTGTCGCGGAAGGCCACGACCGGGCCGCAGTGAACGGGACATGGCTGCCGGTCGTGGACACGTTCGCAGACGTCGATCCGGGAGATCGCCTCCTCACGGTCGGAAGTCACGGCTATCTCGAGTGTGACGTCCGGGAAGGCCGAGGGGACGAAGCGTTCGATCTCGAACCGGGAGATCGAGTCGTGTTCGGGTTTCCCACGGCGGCCGATGGCTCCGGAGACGTTTCGGAGAGACTCCGCAACGGTTAG
- a CDS encoding MBL fold metallo-hydrolase — translation MSESDWGTWLPDAIADAEPETVAVWYLGCNGFVFKGCAGTTVWIDPYVGLGDPPRTVRMIPVPFDPEDVEEADAVLATHEHTDHVHGPSQAPILATTGATYYAPDDSLAVARDEEFWTEHWGVEESQFAEVSEGDTVEIGEFEIDVVEVFDPDATHPVGYVIEHDAGTVFHGGDTKPSDDFSQLGQEYDIDLGILAFGSVGRIPDKETREPVRTKWYSDENEIVEAASDLQFDRLVPSHWDMWKGLTADPTVLHDHVRSFEYPRRLEVVEIGDRIDL, via the coding sequence ATGAGCGAGTCAGACTGGGGAACGTGGCTGCCGGACGCGATCGCAGACGCCGAACCGGAAACCGTCGCCGTGTGGTATCTGGGCTGCAACGGCTTCGTTTTCAAGGGATGTGCGGGAACGACGGTGTGGATCGACCCGTACGTCGGCCTCGGTGATCCACCACGGACGGTTCGGATGATCCCCGTGCCGTTCGACCCGGAGGACGTCGAGGAAGCCGATGCGGTTCTCGCGACTCACGAACATACCGACCACGTTCACGGGCCTTCACAGGCACCGATCCTGGCAACCACTGGGGCGACGTATTACGCACCCGACGACTCGCTGGCCGTCGCCCGGGACGAGGAATTCTGGACGGAGCACTGGGGCGTCGAGGAGAGTCAGTTCGCCGAGGTCTCCGAGGGTGATACCGTCGAGATCGGGGAGTTCGAGATCGACGTCGTCGAGGTGTTCGATCCGGACGCGACTCACCCGGTCGGTTACGTCATCGAACACGACGCGGGGACCGTCTTCCACGGCGGCGACACCAAACCGTCGGACGACTTCTCGCAACTCGGGCAAGAGTACGACATCGATCTCGGAATCCTGGCGTTCGGGAGCGTCGGGAGGATACCGGACAAAGAGACCCGCGAGCCAGTTCGGACGAAGTGGTACAGCGACGAAAACGAGATCGTCGAGGCGGCGAGCGATCTCCAGTTCGATCGGCTGGTCCCGTCTCACTGGGATATGTGGAAGGGACTCACTGCGGACCCGACTGTCCTCCACGATCACGTCCGGAGCTTCGAGTACCCCCGCCGACTGGAGGTCGTCGAGATCGGGGATCGGATCGATCTCTGA
- a CDS encoding universal stress protein gives MRHALAVVSSTEGSKELVREAGTLAAGVDARLTLLHVTTEEKYNDTYRELQSISSYGGEYGVYQAEQGAANYAEDIAREVLSDVDIEYDAVGALGDPVETVLAHAESEGCDHVFVSGRTRSPTGKALFGDDTQQIILEFDGPVTVLTT, from the coding sequence ATGCGCCACGCGCTTGCGGTCGTCTCGTCGACGGAGGGATCGAAGGAGCTGGTTCGAGAGGCGGGAACGCTCGCGGCAGGTGTCGACGCCCGGCTCACGCTGTTGCACGTCACGACGGAGGAGAAGTACAACGATACGTATCGGGAGCTACAGTCGATCTCCAGCTACGGCGGAGAGTACGGGGTTTATCAGGCGGAACAGGGTGCGGCGAACTACGCGGAGGACATCGCACGGGAAGTGCTTTCGGACGTCGACATCGAGTACGACGCCGTCGGGGCGCTGGGCGATCCCGTAGAGACGGTGCTCGCTCACGCCGAAAGCGAGGGGTGTGACCACGTTTTCGTCAGCGGCCGGACGCGGTCCCCGACCGGCAAGGCGCTGTTCGGCGACGACACCCAGCAGATCATCCTCGAGTTCGACGGCCCGGTCACGGTGTTGACGACCTGA